In Labrus mixtus chromosome 11, fLabMix1.1, whole genome shotgun sequence, a single window of DNA contains:
- the lingo4b gene encoding leucine-rich repeat and immunoglobulin-like domain-containing nogo receptor-interacting protein 4b — MFVESVVRWGALSILLQLGLGVSAGSCPPRCVCRPETKEVICSGKHLNSVPEGFSGDARRLDLSHNKIKTVGRRQFSGLQQLQELDLNDNLISMIEVEAFQGLQSLRTLRIKNNRLKIIPVGVFSGLSGLRFLDLSQNEILVFLDYTFREMVNLQTLEAEENDLVFISQRAFFGLQNLQELNIDRSNLTSVPTEAFSQLQNLARLRMLRLTISSLSNNAFRRLHRLRSLVIANWPALDTVASNSLIGLNLTSLVISSCNLSAIPYSALRHLVYLRFLDLSYNPITVIQGHLLGDLLRLQELHLAGGSLLRIEPGAFRGLAYFRMLNVTSNQLTTLEESVFHSVGNLQVLRLDGNPLACDCRLLWVVRRRLRLNFDGHQPTCSSPDAVRQREFRDFSEKELPRLFTCRPARVMDRRPQEARVEEGTTVLFSCKAEGDPAPAITWISSHRNVVTATGRIRVLLNGTLEVRFAQVQDSGTYQCLAGNAAGNDSLTVGLYVKGLPRNRTIPYLSEEAWAEPSNTQAANSSAQMAKPYPFDAKTLIIATTMGFLSFLSSVAICFVFMFFWSQSKGQIKHTATIDFVPRSSMGGGGDGGDGGRFTMKLI; from the coding sequence ATGTTTGTGGAGTCAGTCGTCAGATGGGGGGCGTTGAGCATCCTGCTCCAGTTGGGACTGGGTGTTTCTGCAGGAAGCTGTCCTCCACGCTGTGTGTGTCGACCTGAGACAAAAGAAGTTATCTGTTCAGGCAAACACTTAAACTCAGTGCCAGAGGGCTTTTCCGGTGATGCCAGGCGTTTGGATTTATCCCACAATAAGATTAAGACTGTGGGGCGCCGCCAGTTCTCTGGGCTCCAGCAGCTTCAAGAGTTGGATCTCAATGATAATCTAATCTCCATGATTGAGGTGGAGGCTTTCCAAGGCCTACAGAGCCTCAGGACGCTTCGGATTAAGAATAACCGACTCAAGATCATCCCGGTTGGGGTGTTTTCCGGCCTGAGCGGTCTGCGCTTTCTGGATTTGAGTCAGAATGAGATTCTGGTATTTTTGGACTATACCTTCAGAGAAATGGTGAACCTGCAAACACTGGAGGCCGAGGAGAACGACTTGGTGTTCATCTCCCAGAGGGCTTTCTTTGGACTGCAGAACCTGCAGGAGCTCAACATAGACCGCAGTAACCTGACCTCCGTTCCCACCGAGGCGTTTTCCCAGCTGCAGAATCTGGCGCGTCTCCGCATGCTGCGCCTCACCATTTCTTCCTTGTCCAACAACGCTTTCCGACGACTCCACCGACTGCGTAGCCTCGTGATTGCAAACTGGCCAGCTTTGGACACAGTGGCCAGCAACAGCCTGATCGGTCTTAATTTGACCTCCCTTGTCATCAGCAGCTGCAATCTGAGTGCTATTCCTTACTCAGCACTTCGTCACCTTGTGTATCTGCGCTTCCTGGACCTGTCCTACAACCCCATCACAGTTATCCAAGGTCATCTGCTCGGGGACCTCCTGAGACTCCAGGAGCTACACCTTGCTGGTGGGAGCCTGCTGAGAATAGAGCCCGGGGCCTTTAGGGGCCTGGCATACTTTCGCATGCTTAATGTGACATCCAATCAGCTCACAACTTTGGAGGAGAGCGTCTTCCACTCTGTGGGGAACCTGCAGGTGTTGCGGTTGGATGGGAATCCGCTAGCATGTGACTGCAGGCTCCTTTGGGTTGTCAGACGCAGATTGCGCTTGAACTTTGATGGACACCAGCCCACATGTTCGTCGCCGGACGCGGTGAGGCAGCGTGAGTTCAGAGACTTCTCCGAGAAGGAGCTCCCGAGGTTGTTTACCTGCCGACCTGCTCGTGTCATGGACCGCAGGCCGCAGGAGGCAAGAGTAGAGGAGGGAACTACGGTTCTCTTTTCCTGTAAGGCTGAAGGGGATCCAGCCCCGGCCATCACCTGGATCTCATCCCATAGAAATGTGGTTACGGCAACAGGACGAATCAGGGTTTTGCTGAATGGAACTCTAGAAGTGCGTTTTGCTCAAGTTCAGGACAGTGGCACGTATCAGTGCCTGGCGGGGAATGCAGCCGGCAATGACAGCCTGACTGTTGGACTGTATGTGAAGGGGCTCCCTCGTAACAGAACCATCCCCTACCTCTCAGAAGAGGCCTGGGCCGAGCCTTCAAATACCCAAGCGGCCAACTCTTCAGCTCAGATGGCCAAGCCATACCCGTTTGATGCCAAGACCCTCATCATCGCCACCACCATGGGCTTCCTGTCCTTCCTCAGCTCGGTggccatttgttttgttttcatgttcttcTGGAGCCAGAGCAAAGGTCAGATCAAGCATACGGCGACCATTGACTTTGTTCCCCGTTCTTCcatggggggaggaggggatggaGGTGACGGTGGCCGGTTCACCATGAAACTTATTTAA